The Cervus canadensis isolate Bull #8, Minnesota chromosome 29, ASM1932006v1, whole genome shotgun sequence genome includes a window with the following:
- the SLC15A3 gene encoding solute carrier family 15 member 3, whose amino-acid sequence MAGTRAPGALWASEERQPLLARRPRGPRRWWRAAAAAVLLVEMLERAAFFGVTGNLVLYLNSAELNWGGEQASRAALVFLGASYLLSPVGGWLADVYLGRYRAIVLSLLLYLAASGLLAATAFPDGRSSFCGEIPSAHLVPACPSPGCQHPSRATYCAPTIYAVLLLLALAASSVRSNLTSFGADQVMDLGRHASRRFFNWFYWSINVGAMLSLLVVAFIQQNISFLLGYCIITGCVGLAFFIFLFATPSFIIKPPTGSQVSSMLKLALQNCCPRLWHRRSSRDPPSAQLLPDQRFPQPGPSRQEDIANFQVLVKILPIMVTLVPYWMVYFQMQSTYVLQGLHLQIPNIFPNCPTNKSEDLRVQSGVYKIPEAWLLLANVVVLLILVPVKDHLLDPLLLRCKLLPSALQKMALGMFFGFTSVIVAGILEMKRLEYINHNQTVSQQIGRDTYYAAPLSIWWQTPQYMLIGISEIFASIAGLEFAYSEAPRSMQGAMMGIFFCLSGVGSLLGSSLVGLLSLPGGWLYSPEDNGNINKYRMDLYFFLLAGIQAAAALLFIIITGRYEKAAKGPAPQSCPRRDSG is encoded by the exons ATGGCCGGGACGCGCGCCCCTGGGGCGCTCTGGGCGTCGGAGGAACGCCAGCCGCTCCTGGCGCGCAGGCCGCGGGGGCCCCGTCGGTGGTGGCGGGCCGCGGCGGCCGCGGTGCTGCTGGTGGAGATGCTGGAGCGCGCCGCCTTCTTCGGCGTCACGGGCAACCTCGTGCTCTACCTGAACAGCGCCGAGCTCAACTGGGGGGGCGAGCAGGCGTCCCGTGCCGCACTTGTCTTCCTGGGCGCCTCCTACCTGCTGTCGCCCGTGGGCGGCTGGCTGGCCGACGTGTACTTGGGCCGCTACCGCGCCATCGTGCTCAGCCTGCTGCTCTACTTGGCCGCCTCGGGCCTGCTGGCCGCCACCGCCTTTCCCGACGGCCGCAGCTCCTTCTGCGGAGAAATACCCTCTGCGCACCTGGTGCCCGCCTGCCCCTCGCCCGGCTGCCAGCACCCCTCGCGCGCCACCTACTGCGCGCCCACCATCTACGCGGTGCTGCTGCTGCTCGCCCTGGCCGCCAGCTCCGTCAGGAGCAACCTCACCTCTTTTGGGGCCGACCAG GTGATGGATCTTGGCCGCCATGCCAGCCGCCGCTTCTTCAATTGGTTTTACTGGAGCATCAATGTGGGTGCCATGCTGTCCTTGCTGGTGGTGGCCTTTATCCAACAGAACATCAGCTTCCTACTGGGCTACTGCATCATCACGGGCTGTGTGGGCCTGGCcttcttcatcttcctctttGCCACCCCCAGCTTCATCATCAAACCGCCCACAGGCAGCCAAGTGTCCTCCATGCTCAAACTTGCTCTCCAAAACTGCTGTCCCCGACTGTGGCACCGACGCTCTTCCAG AGACCCTCCCAGTGCCCAGCTGCTGCCTGACCAGAGGTTTCCACAGCCTGGTCCTTCCCGCCAAGAGGACATCGCCAACTTCCAGGTGCTGGTGAAGATCTTGCCCATCATGGTGACTTTGGTACCCTATTGGATGGTATACTTCCAG ATGCAGTCCACGTACGTCCTACAAGGTCTTCACCTCCAAATCCCGAACATCTTCCCCAACTGCCCTACCAACAAATCCGAGGATCTGAGAGTCCAGAGCGGTGTCTACAAG ATCCCAGAAGCCTGGCTGCTCCTGGCCAATGTCGTGGTGTTGCTGATTCTGGTGCCTGTAAAGGACCACCTGCTTGACCCTTTACTGCTGCGCTGCAAGCTGCTTCCCTCTGCTCTGCAGAAGATGGCGCTGGGGATGTTCTTTGGTTTCACCTCGGTCATTGTGGCAG GAATCCTGGAGATGAAGCGTTTAGAATACATCAATCACAACCAGACAGTGTCCCAGCAGATTGGGCGGGACACATACTACGCAGCACCACTGTCCATCTGGTGGCAGACCCCTCAATACATGCTCATCGGGATCAGTGAGATTTTTGCCAGCATTGCAG GCCTGGAGTTTGCATACTCAGAGGCCCCACGCTCCATGCAGGGTGCTATGATGGGCATCTTCTTCTGCCTGTCCGGGGTGGGCTCGCTACTGGGCTCCAGCCTGGTGGGACTACTGTCACTGCCGGGGGGCTGGCTGTACTCCCCGGAGGATAATG ggaacatCAACAAATACCGAATGGACCTCTACTTCTTCCTGCTGGCCGGCATTCAGGCTGCCGCAGCCCTGCTGTTCATCATAATCACTGGTCGCTATGAGAAGGCGGCCAAGGGCCCAGCCCCCCAAAGCTGTCCCAGGAGGGACAGTGGCTGA